TGGGTTTGGATTGATGGTCAGGGCATAAGCCGTCTACCAGTTCCCGCTCGGTATAAAACCGTTCGCATCCCAGACAGTACTGGCCTTCGTATTCGCTGAAATAGATATCCCCGCTTTCATAAACCTTGTTCAATATATAGGTCACCACCCGGATATGATCGGCATCGGTGGTCCGGATAAAACGGTCGGGCTGAATATTTAATTCCGGCCAGGTCTGGCGAAACAGATGACTGATTCGATCGGCATAGGGCTTCGGCTCCAACCCTTCTTTTTGAGCGGCCTGGACCACTTTCTCTCCATGCTCATCGGTGCCGGTCTGGAAACGGCAGCTATATCCAAGGGATTGATAAAACCGGTTCAAGGTATCAGCCACCAGGGTGCTATAGGCATGGCCGATATGCGGTTCGGCATTAACGTAATAAATGGGGGTGGTTACATAAAATGTTTTTTCCACAACGATTCCTTATTTTCTCTGTGTCTCTGCGTGCTCTGCGAGAGATCGTCTTTTATTTTTTTTCAGTGCCCGGGGATAAGTCTCCAACCTTGAGAATTTTCTCTTCTCCTTCCTGGGTCTCAACTAGGAGAGTACCCTCCATGACATTTTGCCTGAGGATTTTGACAGGCCCCAAGGAACTCATAACGGTCTTCCCGCACTTTGGAAAATCCTTTTTCAGTTTCAGGTAGGTATCATATTCATAGGTCAGGCAGCACATCAACCGGCCGCAGAGCCCAGAAATTTTTATCGGGTTTAAGGGCAGGTTCTGTTCCTTGGCCATCTTGACAGAAACCGTAGCAAAATCAGGAAGAAAAGTGGAACAGCACACTCCCCGGCCGCAATGCCCCAGGCCCCCCAGCATTTTGGCCTCATTGCGAACCCCAATCTGGCGCATTTCAATCCGGGTATGAAAGCGATGGACCAGATCTTTAACCAATTCCCTAAAATCGATCCGCCCGTCGGCCGTGAAATAAAAAATGATCTTACTCCCATCAAAGAAACATTCCACCTTGACCAACTTCATGATCAGATTTCTTTCGCGGATTCGCTCTAAACAAAAG
This portion of the Deltaproteobacteria bacterium genome encodes:
- a CDS encoding stage 0 sporulation family protein, with amino-acid sequence MSTENLKIVGIRFQNSGPIYDFDSGHFVLKCGDLVIVKTDEGMGLGKVVRGPQKVDRIDEGKELKKIFRLANEVDLDQHQKIQEKEKEAFAFCLERIRERNLIMKLVKVECFFDGSKIIFYFTADGRIDFRELVKDLVHRFHTRIEMRQIGVRNEAKMLGGLGHCGRGVCCSTFLPDFATVSVKMAKEQNLPLNPIKISGLCGRLMCCLTYEYDTYLKLKKDFPKCGKTVMSSLGPVKILRQNVMEGTLLVETQEGEEKILKVGDLSPGTEKK